A window from Centropristis striata isolate RG_2023a ecotype Rhode Island chromosome 2, C.striata_1.0, whole genome shotgun sequence encodes these proteins:
- the LOC131989757 gene encoding solute carrier family 25 member 44-like: MQQKRNIQIIEWEDLDKRKFYSFGVFMTMTIRATVYPATLIRTRLQVQRGKSLYSGTFDAFFKILRTEGVRGLYRGFMVNTFTLISGQAYITTYELVRKYVSQYSEDNTVKSLVAGGSASLVAQSITVPIDVVSQQLMMQGQGEHLTRFRLNDNTETGKAKKVFGQTRNIMAQIFAADGFRGFYRGYVASLLTYIPNSAVWWPFYHFYAEQLSKMAPSECPHLVLQAMAGPLAAATASTVTNPMDVVRARVQVEGRSSVIETFQTLIKEEGCWGLTKGLSARIISSTPTAIVMVVGYETLKKLSLRPEMVDSRHW; encoded by the exons ATGCAGCAGAAAAGGAACATCCAGATCATCGAGTGGGAGGACCTCGACAAAAGGAAGTTCTACTCCTTTGGGGTGTTCATGACGATGACCATCCGGGCCACCGTCTACCCGGCCACACTCATCCGCACTCGGCTGCAGGTGCAGAGGGGCAAATCCCTCTACAGCGGCACCTTTGATGCCTTCTTCAAGATCCTGCGGACGGAGGGAGTTCGAGGACTTTACCGCGGCTTCATGGTCAACACCTTCACGCTCATCTCAGGCCAGGCGTACATTACCACATATGAGCTGGTGAGGAAGTACGTCTCCCAGTATTCTGAGGACAATACGGTGAAGTCGCTGGTGGCGGGCGGCTCGGCCTCCCTGGTGGCTCAGAGCATCACCGTCCCCATAGATGTCGTCTCTCAGCAGCTGATGATGCAGGGTCAAGGGGAGCACCTGACACGATTTCGACTCAACGATAACACAGAGACGGGGAAGGCCAAAAAAGTGTTTGGCCAAACCAGGAACATTATGGCTCAGATTTTTGCTGCGGATGGTTTCCGCGGCTTCTACAGGGGATATGTGGCGTCTTTGCTCACTTACATCCCGAACAGCGCTGTGTGGTGGCCTTTCTATCACTTTTATGCTG AGCAACTCTCTAAGATGGCTCCCAGTGAGTGCCCTCATCTGGTTCTACAAGCCATGGCTGGACCTCTCGCCGCTGCTACTGCCTCCACTGTCACAAACCCTATGGACGTGGTCAGAGCCAGAGTGCAG GTTGAAGGCCGCTCTTCAGTCATCGAGACGTTCCAGACGCTGATCAAAGAGGAGGGATGCTGGGGATTGACCAAAGGACTGTCGGCACGCATCATCTCATCCACGCCCACCGCCATCGTCATGGTGGTCGGCTACGAGACGCTTAAAAAACTGAGTTTGCGTCCTGAGATGGTGGACTCGAGACATTGGTAG
- the LOC131959034 gene encoding proteasome subunit alpha type-4 yields MSRRYDSRTTIFSPEGRLYQVEYAMEAIGHAGTCLGILANDGVLLAAERRNIHKLLDEVFFSEKIYKLNDDMACSVAGITSDANVLTNELRLIAQRYLLQYQEPIPCEQLVTALCDIKQAYTQFGGKRPFGVSLLYMGWDKHYGFQLYQSDPSGNYGGWKATCIGNNSAAAVSMLKQDFKEGEMSLSSALALAVKVLNKTMDVSKLSAEKVEIATLTREDGKTKIKVLKQKEVEELIKKHEAEEAKAEKDKKEKEQKEKDK; encoded by the exons ATG TCTCGTAGATATGATTCCCGAACAACCATATTTTCCCCTGAAG GACGCCTGTATCAGGTGGAGTATGCAATGGAAGCGATTGGTCACGCTGGAACATGTCTGGGGATCCTAGCCAATGATGGCGTGCTGTTGGCAGCAGAGAGACGCAACATCCACAAACTGCTTGATGAGGTTTTCTTCTCTGAGAAGATCTACAAGCTCAATGA tgacatGGCCTGCAGTGTTGCCGGGATCACATCAGATGCTAATGTACTGACAAACGAGCTGCGGCTTATTGCACAGAG GTATTTACTGCAGTACCAGGAGCCCATTCCCTGCGAGCAGCTGGTGACAGCCCTGTGTGACATCAAACAAGCATACACACAGTTTGGAG GTAAGAGGCCGTTTGGTGTCTCTCTGCTTTACATGGGCTGGGACAAACACTACGGTTTCCAGTTGTACCAGAGTGACCCCAGTGGCAACTATGGAGGCTGGAAGGCAACTTGTATCGGCAACAACAGTGCT GCTGCAGTGTCCATGCTGAAGCAGGACTTCAAAGAGGGTGAGATGAGTCTTTCCTCTGCTCTGGCTTTGGCTGTCAAAGTCCTCAACAAAACTATGGATGTGAGCAAGCTCTCAGCAGAGAAAG TGGAAATTGCCACCCTGACACGGGAAGACgggaaaacaaaaatcaaggtGCTGAAACAGAAAGAAGTCGAGGAGCTCATCAAAAAGCACGAGGCTGAAGAGGCCAAGGCTGAGAAGGACAAAAAGGAGAAGGAGCAGAAAGAGAAGGACAAATGA